The DNA region GTGAGCTTAGCTACAGCTATTGGCTTTGGTGCTAATGTATTTACTTTTGATCCAGATGGGATAACATTCGAGGATTATCTAGGTTATTCTGGTGAGGATAATTTTTCTATCCCCCCCGAAAAATATTGTCCATTTCTTCCTTCTTATGTAAATTCTGAGATCATAGATAAAGTCGTAAATGATAAGAGTACTATTATACCAAGCATTGGTTTAGCGCAAGCGCTAGGTAATGCATTACTGGTTACCGAGATCGTATGTTTTCTTATAAATAAAAAACTCCCCATATCTATTCCAAATTTTATATCCATTGATTTAATTGATTTAAAGATAAGAACTAATATTGGGGTATAAGGTCATATTATTATGACCTTTTTTTCTTTTTAGAAAAAATATTGTAAAATAATAATAATGGGTCGTTTGATAAATTTAATCATTAATGATAATAACTCTTTTAGCATTTTTCTTATGCGTTTTTAATATTATTCTAGGTGTCACTGTTTTTTTTAGAAAAAAAGGGTTACTTAGTATATTTTTCTTTTTGTTTACTGTTTCTGTTTCTGTATGGGCGAGTTCTATATATTTATCTGAGTATACTTTAAGCCACAGCATGGCGTTAATATGGATGAAGATAACATTCATATCAAGTTCTCTTATGCCGCTGCTATTATATTATTTTGCTCGTCTTTTCCCTGACTATAAAGAAATAACTAACTTTGAAAAAATGCTCATTATAATACCGATTATTATTTCTTTCTTGACTCTTAATAATGATATTGTTACAGGTATAGAGCAAATTAAACCCATTACACCTTCATTTGGGTCTTTTTATAACGTTTTTTTCACTTATTTTTTATCATTCATTTTGATTTCTTTTTTCATTTTATTTAGAAAACTTATTTCCTTTTCTGGTATTAGAAAAGCTCAAACTCAATATGTTTTTGTCGGGCTTTTAGTAGCTTTATTACTTGGGATGCTTACTAATCTTTTTCTTCCTTCATTGGGTTATCAGCAATATGGTAAACTTGGTCCTTTTTCTATAGTTTTTTTTGTAGCTCTTACTACGTATGCAATTATTAAACATCATCTCATGGATATTCGTTTGATTATTGTTAAAAGTATAACCTACTCACTTTTATTCATAACTATTACGCTGGTTTACACATTTTTCATTTTCATTTTTGGTGCTTTAGTCTTCAAGAGCTTCACGGGTATTGAGGCATATTGGGCTTCTATGATTGTTGCTCTGACTATAGCTTTTACAATCCAGCCTATAAAAAGGGTATTTACACGATGGACAGATAGAATATTTTTTAAAGATAACTATAATTTTGAAGAATTAACCTCTAAGCTTAATGAGGTTGCTACTTCTACAATTGTTCTCCCGGAATTACTTTTTAAATTTTTAAATTCTCTAATGGAGAAAATGAGGATTACTAGAGGAGCTTTAATTCTGATCGAAAAAGGCAAAATATATGAAACGGAGAGCATTGGTTACAAGCAGGCTATCAATCTTTTGCCAAAAGAAATAAAACACTTAGTTAATGATAATAAAACCGAAGTATTTGATGAGATTGAAGAGGGGGATTTTAGTAAAGACATAATGAGAAGTTACAATACTTCGCTTATACTTCATCTAAAAACAGAAGGTGAAATTATAGGTTTCTTATTTCTAGGAGAAAAGAAATCTGGAGATATCTATTCCTTCCAAGATATACGAGTTTTAGAAATAATTACCGATCAGGTAGCTTTGGGTATTCAAAATGCAAAAGCATACGAAAAGACCCAGAAATTTAACTTAGTTTTAAGAGCCGAAATAGACCGGGCCACTAAAGAGCTTAGAGATGTTAATGATAGGTTAGTTCAGGCTGATAAATCCAAGGATGAGTTCATTTCTTTAGCTTCTCATGAGATTAGAACGCCAATCGCAGCTCTTGAGGGTTATCTATCAATGTTAAATCTGCAAAAAGTAGATATTAAAGCCAGAGATGAGATTGCTAAAAGATCATATGAAAGCGTTGAACGTTTAAGTACTTTAGTTAAGGATCTTTTAGATGTATCTAGAATTGACCAAAAGAGAATAAAACTTAATAAACAGCCCACTCGATTGGAAAGGCTTATCCAAAGAGCCATGGAAGGCTTTGAGCTTCAGACAAGAGATAAAAAGATATATATTAAATTTCAAAAACCGGAAAAAATGCTTCCGGAAGCCAATATTGATCCAGAAAGAGTTGGGGAAGTTTTTAACAATTTAATAAGCAATGCTATAAAATATACTTATAAAGGCGGCATAACTATTTCTTTGGAGGAAAAAGATAATATGGCTCAGATCACAGTTTCTGATACAGGTATGGGTATACCCAAAAACGCTATTTCGCATTTATTCCAGAAATTTTATCAGGCAGAAACAGCTTCTTCAGTTTTATCGAATGAGCGTGGCGGAACAGGTTTGGGTCTTTATATAAGCAAGAATATAGTTGAAATGCATGGAGGCAAAATTTGGGTTGAGAGTACTGAAGGTAAGGGAACCGCTTTTTATTTCACCTTACCGCTGATTTGATTTTTATAAATTAACCCTTTGCTTTATAAGTTAGTTTATGTTATAATAATTTAAGTTATAAAAAATGGAGGAACGATGCCTAAGGCGAGTTCGAAGAGGAAAAGGATTTTAATCGTTGAGGACGATGTTGCTCTTCGTAATGTATATGAAATGCGTTTAAAGCTTGATGGTTATGACGTAATCGTTGCCGGTGATGGGGAAGAGGGTTTATCTATTGCAGTGAAAGAAAAGCCCGACTTGGTTATGCTTGACTTAATGATGCCTAAAATTTCTGGAATGGATGTATTGGACATTTTAAAATCAACTCCTGAAACTAAAAAAATCTCCGTTATTATTCTAACAGCCTTAACCCAGGAATCAGTTAAAACTAAAGGGTTTGTTTTTGGAGCTGATGATTTTATGGTTAAGTCTGAATCAAAGTTAGAAGAAATCGTAGGAAAAGTTAAATCTTTACTTAAATAGAAAAAGGCTTTTTAATGGAAAAACTAAAATCCGTCAATGAGGATAAGCCTATTTCTAATTTTTATACTAAACCTCTTTTTGAAGATAAAGAGCATCAGGTCAAGCTCCATGCTATAAAAATTAAATCTACCGCAAGATTTTTTGAAATTTTTGATTGGATGATAATTTCTTTTTTTATTTATGCCGCGGTTAATTATTTTTTAGGTAATTGGTCTTTTACTTTTCATCCAGCATATTTTTTCATCGTGGGATTAGTGATTTGCCAAACGCTCATATATCATAGATTTTTTTACGATAATATATTAAAGAAAAATGCTGATATAGCTCTTGATATTGATATAACATTCATTCTTTTAATGTTGATTTCGGTAGCTGAATTATTTGGAGGTATTACTAGTCCTTTTATATTTATATTCTTTCTGTGTTTAGGGATTACTGTTTTCTTTTTTTATCCTTATGCAGTTCCGGTTTTTTTAGTTTTTGAATTAGCAGTAATCTATATTACAGCTTCAATCGATTTAAATCAGGCGAACTTTATAAGTAATTATCCCGTATGGTTCAGGTGGGAAATTATACTTTTGGCAACTTTCGGGGCATTATTTTTTGCTATAAGCGCAATTTATTATAGACAAGGAGAAGAGAGGGATAAATTAGAAGAAGTCGTAAGCAAATTAGTAGCTGAAAAGGTTAAAGGTGAAGTAGTGCTTCAGAGCATGAGTGATGGAGTATTTGTTGTTGATCGGGAAAAAAGATTAATATTTTTAAATGAGGCAGCCGAAAAGATACTTAAAGTATCCAAAGAGCAGGGCGAGCATTTTTTAGGACATTTTTATGGTAATATTTTTAAGCTTAGGATTAATAATAAGGAAATAGACTATACAAAAGATTGTCCTTTGCAGATTGCAATAGCTGAAGGAAAATCTATATTTAGAGACGATTTAAGCTTAATTAATTTATCGAATAAGACACTTTACATAACTCTTTCTTCTGCGCCGGTTGTTGATGCGTCCGGAAATGCGCAAGGCGCTGTAGCTATTATTAGGGATGTTACTAAAGAGAAAGAAATTGAGCGAATTCAAATGGAATTTGTTTCTATTGCTTCACATGAGCTTTTAACGCCCATTACACAGGTTCAGGGGCATCTTTCAATGATAGTTGATGAAAATATCGGAGAAGTTGACGATACGGCCTCAAATATCGTTAGTAACGCTTATAAGGGTATTAAAAGAATAGCAAGGCTTGTTAGAGATTTAATGAATGTTTCTAGAATCCAAAGAGGCTCGATGAAAATGAATATTGTGCCGGTAGATATGAATTCTTTGCTTGAAAATGCAGCTAAGGATTTTCAAGATGAAGCAAAATCCAATGATCTGCAATTGATTTTTGAAAAACCTCAAAAACCAGTATCAGAAGCATTTGGCGATCCTGATAGATTAGGAGAAGTCATAAACAATTTTATTGGTAATGCGATAAAAT from bacterium CG_4_10_14_0_2_um_filter_33_32 includes:
- a CDS encoding response regulator, yielding MPKASSKRKRILIVEDDVALRNVYEMRLKLDGYDVIVAGDGEEGLSIAVKEKPDLVMLDLMMPKISGMDVLDILKSTPETKKISVIILTALTQESVKTKGFVFGADDFMVKSESKLEEIVGKVKSLLK